A window of the Scytonema millei VB511283 genome harbors these coding sequences:
- a CDS encoding DUF2973 domain-containing protein encodes MLHLLYILAFTILALIAVSNLIRNLIMFSFERDRTFAAPRSPVQNRGNLPYISNRSVPHPELLDAAGNPIGEPLLVMRSIDVEDARAQLDALYEASPGCSSESKEEEA; translated from the coding sequence ATGTTACACTTACTTTACATCCTTGCTTTTACTATCCTAGCGTTGATAGCTGTAAGCAATCTAATTCGCAACTTAATTATGTTCAGTTTCGAGCGCGATCGCACGTTTGCCGCACCGCGCTCGCCCGTGCAAAATAGAGGAAATCTTCCCTATATCTCAAATCGCTCCGTACCTCACCCTGAATTACTAGACGCAGCTGGCAACCCTATCGGAGAACCGCTGTTAGTCATGCGGTCCATTGATGTTGAAGATGCCCGCGCCCAATTAGACGCACTCTATGAGGCTTCTCCTGGTTGTAGTAGCGAAAGCAAGGAGGAAGAAGCATAA
- a CDS encoding DUF2605 domain-containing protein — protein sequence MLNQNLPEPELLKTLLQPLLEDFKYWFGRSQTFLENEKVSFLEPQQQSELLARVKQAQQEVSTAQLMFQATGGQVGIDMATLVPWHQLVTECWKVAIRFRSEQATQPEVEF from the coding sequence ATGCTTAATCAAAACTTGCCAGAACCTGAGTTGTTAAAAACCTTACTCCAACCGCTACTTGAAGATTTTAAGTATTGGTTTGGGCGATCGCAAACGTTTTTAGAAAATGAGAAAGTTTCATTTTTAGAACCGCAACAGCAATCTGAATTGTTGGCAAGAGTCAAGCAAGCCCAGCAGGAGGTAAGTACAGCACAGCTCATGTTTCAGGCAACTGGGGGACAAGTGGGCATTGACATGGCAACGCTCGTACCCTGGCATCAATTAGTGACAGAATGTTGGAAAGTGGCAATTCGCTTCCGGTCGGAGCAGGCAACACAGCCAGAGGTAGAATTTTAA